A stretch of DNA from Betaproteobacteria bacterium:
ACCTGCAGCCGGCGCTCCCCGAGCTCGAATGGGTGCGCGTGCCGGCCGAGCGGCGCTACGCCTCGAAGCGCTTGCAGGAGTCGAACTATCTGCAAGCGCTCGAAGGTGGCATCGACTCTTCGCACGTGAGCTTTCTGCATGCCGGCGCGCTCAGGAGCGATCCCCTGCTTTCGGGCAGCCGCGGCAATCGCTACAACGAACATGACCTCATGCCGCAGTTCGAGGTCGCAGAATTTCCCGGCGGCTTGCTGATCGGCGCGCGGCGCAATGCGGACAACGACTGTTACTACTGGCGCATCACGCCCTTCATCATGCCCTGGTATACGATCATCCCGCCGCGAGCGGGGCATCCGCTGGGCGCGCACGCCTGGGTGCCGATCGACGACCAGCACTGCTGGGCCTGGAGCATCAACTACCATCCGCGCCGCGCGTTGAACGAAGCCGAGCTGCAGGCCATGAAGGACGGCAAGGGCATCCACTGCCGCTACGTGCCGGGAACCTTCGTTCCGCTGCAGAACAGCGGCAACGACTACCTCATGGACCGGGCCGCGCAGAAGGCCGGCGTCACCTACTCCGGGGTCGAAGGGATCGCGATGCAGGACGCCTCGGTACAGGAATCGATGGGACCGATCCAGGATCGTACGCGCGAGAACCTGTGCCCGACCGACCGTGGCATCGTCATGACGCGGCGACTGCTGTTGGCGGCGGCGCAAGCCAATCGCGAGGGCAAGCCGCTGCCCGGTCTCGCCCCGGCCGAGCAGCACGTGCGCTCGTGCGCGATCGAGCTGCCGCGCGACCGGCACTTCAACGAGCATGCGCGCCACGGCCTGTTCGCGCCGCTCGATACCGACCCGATCACAGTCTAGTATGGTGAATCGTAAATTTGTCGCAATTTGTCATTCCCGCGCAAGCGGGAATCCAGAACGAGACCCTGCCTGGACCCCCGCGTTCGCGGGGGTGACGAACCTCTGACTCAGGACACTAGCGAGCTTGCGTCAATAACTGGCGAACACCATGGCCGAACGTGTGGAAGCGGCAGTGAGGACAGGTCCGGGCCG
This window harbors:
- a CDS encoding Rieske 2Fe-2S domain-containing protein — translated: MISQEQNDALTRTDAGTPMGDLFRRYWIPALQAWELPEPDCPPLRVKLLGERLIAFRDSQGRLGLLDEFCAHRGVSLWFGRNEENGLRCPYHGWKYDITGQCVDLPSEGADSPMCRRIRLKSYPCIEAGGVVWTYMGPPHLQPALPELEWVRVPAERRYASKRLQESNYLQALEGGIDSSHVSFLHAGALRSDPLLSGSRGNRYNEHDLMPQFEVAEFPGGLLIGARRNADNDCYYWRITPFIMPWYTIIPPRAGHPLGAHAWVPIDDQHCWAWSINYHPRRALNEAELQAMKDGKGIHCRYVPGTFVPLQNSGNDYLMDRAAQKAGVTYSGVEGIAMQDASVQESMGPIQDRTRENLCPTDRGIVMTRRLLLAAAQANREGKPLPGLAPAEQHVRSCAIELPRDRHFNEHARHGLFAPLDTDPITV